CATCACTACTGTCATCGTCAGTACGTCTTCCTGTGCTGGTTGTGTTTATGCTGCTGTCAGACTACAGCAACATTTTCTCACCACCAGCATCAGTGGAAAAGGAGCCGGAGCTTTCGACATTGTGTTCTTGGGACTACATGTTCCATTGGaagttttcattgtttgaaTCAGATTGGTCAGATGCTCTTTAAACATAGACAGGGAATGCATGAAGTGTCAGGATGAAAGGAAAGACCATTACACAGAGCGATGCGTCTTCATATTTAAAGTAATTGCATCCAACGttcaactaaaactgaaacttacTCGAAGCAGATAAGTCAGTTTCCACTGCTGAATGTTTGACACTTTGGCACTGAGTCTGCCTGTCTTCCTCTCACAAAATGTTAGCAAGCAGCGTCTTCTATCATTAATATGGTTATTATACCTCAGTCAGGGTAGAGGAGAAATCTGATTACTGACCTGCTGCATGTATATACAGATTTAGAGTAACAAGGTCAgttaagtgcatgtaaacacactgaataacagcctccactctccTGGTTTCAGTCTTAaaatccagatgtttgaacaAGGCTGCAGTGATTagctcccattcagccacaagagcgtTAGTGAGGTCCAGCACAGGTGTTGGGTGATGATCTGGCTCTCGGTCAGTGTTCCAGTTCATTCCAAATTTgctggatggggttgaggtcaagttcttccacaccaccAACTGGGAAAACTCTTTCTTTATGGAGTTGACTTTGTGCACAGGAGCAtcgtcatgttgaaacaggaaactgtTGACACAAAGCTGGAAGAACACTGTTGTCTAAAAAGCATTAAGATTCATCTGAATTAGAACTAAGAGCCCCAAACCAGGAAAAACAGACTCAGCCCAAAAATACACCAATGTATAGGGGAAACTTTTTGCCCTGTTAGAAAAGTGCCAAAATTAAGAATACTCAAAGATATAAGTATgcatatttactttatttttgagCGTGCTGTTGATGCACacaatgcagtgcactgtggaaataaatgaacttgTGGTGAGAAATCTTTTGCAGTCTTGTTTCcaaagtttgtgttttatattcatCATTCGCTGCATGTCTTGTATCATTTCCTGCCTCGGCAACATAGTAAAAtactttaatttctttaaaactTCCTGCAAAAACAGTAAACTATAACCTTTAGTTTATAgtaacaaaattaaattaggACATATTGTAGCTTCAGAGTGTCTTACCTCATAGTTATCCTCTTGGTAAGCCTACATGTTATGAGTATAGACATTTGCTGTATCAGCAGCATCATGGAGTGATCAtggtagagagaaagaaacactaACTGGAGAGGTATGTGATTGGTCCTTGACTGTGAGTGTCGTCTCAGAGGGACATGTCCTGCACTATGGGCTTTAATGAGTTCAAGGAGTTGTGGCAGGCTCTGAACGGCTGGAAGAACACCTTTGCATCCTTCGACCGGGACCACAGCGGGACCGTGGAGGGCCATGAGCTGCAGCAGGCCATCGTCACCTTGGGTAGGGTCACACTAGCAAAACAACCTGTTAAAGATACACTGCAATTTGTTTCTCCTCAATATCTAAAATcaggaataaaaacatacatcaaCTGCCAACGTTTGCATAATAAAAAACTTATTTCACTATTCTACTGGATGGGAGTCACTTTGAACCAGACGTTAGGTAATTgctttcagtttaaaatgatcTTTATTTGACAAAATGGGGTGTATCTTGGATATATTGTGAAAAAATGGCTCCTTTTATTTATGTAAGATAGCTAAGATATGCCAGTTTTATCCGATTCAGACTCAAAATCCTTTTAAATGCTTTTCTAACATCCAGAATTGGCTACTGCAGTAAGTTTTTCTCTTGCTTAcccatgaaaacaacaacaggtcTTCACTTGGTCCAAAACAGAGCTGCCAGAGTCCATATGAGATCTAGGAAGTTTCAAATTCCTCCTTCTGAATTATGAGACTTTAAATGGATTGTCTGTTCTTACATCTTCAGTCTATTCATATACTCCATCATGTCCGTTAACAGGCAAATCTAGGCTTAAAGGactggttcacaatttttcgagtgtgtcttaaaacaacagtcaggagcccaaatgaacagtgaaacctgtttttcttgctgtaatcattcctcctgttcatactgaccattagaagatcccttcataatgcacttacaatgtaagtgatggaggacaaaatccacagtcctccttctgtgcaaaaatgtatataaaagttgatctgaagctaatatgaaacttcagcgtccaaatgagtcaaatcaagtagatatctttcaacgttacagtctttttagtgccaaagttcctctttttgttactatacttccacctgcagctcaacagggaaacactgtccgaggaaacacaaagagggaatttgatgctaaaaagattgtaaatgtgtcagatatccacttgatatgactaactcagactgatgaagctgaatagaagcttcacatctactccatcacttccattgaaagcacatttgaaggatcttttaatatccagtatgaacaggaggaatgattacagcgaggaaaacctctttcactgttcatatggacacctgactgctgtttaaagataaatgtgaaattgtgaacccgtcctttaaagcCTCACTTCTGTTACTGTTGCTATATAAACTTTTTTGTTATAGTAGCATTCatatcttaatgtttttttatatgtgaGGTCTCATAGTTGTGTGTCTCATATTATATTTTAACCTGTAAAGTGTGCAGAGACTCATTCACTGGGTGATGAGCACTTGaaataaactgatattgataatgtgtgtgtttctgcgcAGGCTACAATCTGAGCCCTCAGGCCATGAACTGCATCATGAAGCGCTACAGCACACACGGCAGGATCCCCTTCGATGAATTTGTGAGCTGCTGTGTGAGACTCCGAGCTCTGACTGGTGAGTGGGCTGAAATATTCATGGAATCTGACCGTtggcataaaaaacaaacaaagaagtTAAATGCAGCTCAGCAGTGTGCACTCAACACCATTTTAACAGTAGAGGAAACATCAACAGACTGGCAAAGAGCTTTATGAAGTAGATAAATCATCTCATTCAGCTTGTTTGAGCAGTTTGACTCGATCATCAgaactgtatgttttcatttgagGACCTTTCTTCCACAGCTTGATGATCTTAtggataaaaaatatttgttgtgtTCAAGATGAAGACAAGATGTGGACAAATGTGGCAAATAGGAAAGTCCCTCAGAGTTGTGGGTGTTTCTGTTAGTGCTTTACACTGCTTGCTTGCTTTAGACTGTACAGCTACAATCATCCCACACAGCCGAAGTGATGAACAAAAAGACCCTTCGAGCTCATGTTGTCATCATGACGCTAAAAATCAATGTTGCAGAGTTAAACAAATACTTAATAAACTATAAAACTATGTAAAAAGCTCATCACgtaggctttttttttatgtgtttgtgtttttcagatcaATTCCGAAGGAGAGACACGAACCAGTCCGGCAGCGCCACATTTCAGTATGATGATGTAAGTTCCCACAACTGTCACTTTTTGGTTTTCTAAAGCTTTGATGTTGCTTCTGCTATCAGTCACATCTGAGCCCATCATCGCTGCGCAGGAGAACTGGCtgtaaacaacacaacaaatgtTTAGCTATCCGACCTGCTCAGTCAGTCAGCTGGCCCGGCACTCATGTCTTTAACTTGGTGTGTCGGCCAGTGTGTGATGGATCAGTGATGAATTTATGACCTCACAGCCGTAGCccatattaaaataaaatggtcAAGATCACAGtcagcagctttaaatttaAGATCAGGTTTCATCTTTCTATGTGCTTcaaggaaaaatataaaaaaaagtccacTGTTTATCCGGCATGGACTCacagcaaaaatgtgttttttgtgattattacaATCACAATTATATGTATTATTCCATGTATTGTTGCCTATATTTAGATATATGTAAAATCAAAGTCAACTATGGAAGGGTTTCGGCacaatttacacacaaaactgcttttcaCTAAGATATAAACTATAATTTTATGTCACAATTATAATTTATAGGCTATATTTGGGTAAGTATACCATATGCAATATTGAAAGTGAACTATTGTGGCAGTAATGTTTTACAGAAGGG
The sequence above is drawn from the Thunnus maccoyii chromosome 10, fThuMac1.1, whole genome shotgun sequence genome and encodes:
- the sri gene encoding sorcin isoform X2, which encodes MAYPGPYGAAPGGFPGAQDPLYGYFSAVAGQDGQISPDELQRCLTSSGISGSYQPFSLETCRLMINMLDRDMSCTMGFNEFKELWQALNGWKNTFASFDRDHSGTVEGHELQQAIVTLGYNLSPQAMNCIMKRYSTHGRIPFDEFVSCCVRLRALTDQFRRRDTNQSGSATFQYDDFIQVTMSV
- the sri gene encoding sorcin isoform X1, with translation MAYPGPYGAAPGGFPGAQQDPLYGYFSAVAGQDGQISPDELQRCLTSSGISGSYQPFSLETCRLMINMLDRDMSCTMGFNEFKELWQALNGWKNTFASFDRDHSGTVEGHELQQAIVTLGYNLSPQAMNCIMKRYSTHGRIPFDEFVSCCVRLRALTDQFRRRDTNQSGSATFQYDDFIQVTMSV